The following proteins come from a genomic window of Oncorhynchus clarkii lewisi isolate Uvic-CL-2024 chromosome 23, UVic_Ocla_1.0, whole genome shotgun sequence:
- the LOC139382042 gene encoding forkhead box protein L3-like, with product MKQSDNSQCGSVDMFDNSQYPYNCFNYDGDGYPSCSTDEDKKMCRPAYSYIALIAMAIQQSPEHRVTLSGIYEFIMKRFPYYRSNQRAWQNSIRHNLSLNSCFVKVPRTEGNDKGKGNYWTFATGCESMLDLFENGNFRRRRRRRNMKIGFREPGEPFLPVNNNNNNNINNQQSGSTRRSDPNPNPDSFCSISPAHRPGHHNPLNPNCQGKPEPEIKFSIDYILSTPDPPLPGFRPPHSGTTDPHIHVLEPQHLNLHFWTL from the exons ATGAAGCAGTCCGATAATAGCCAGTGTGGAAGTGTAGACATGTTTGATAACTCACAGTATCCATATAACTGCTTCAACTATGATGGAGATGGATACCCTTCCTGCAGCACTGATGAAGACAAGAAGATGTGTCGACCTGCTTACAG TTACATAGCGTTGATAGCCATGGCCATCCAGCAGAGTCCAGAGCACCGGGTCACCCTGTCAGGGATCTATGAGTTCATCATGAAGCGCTTTCCCTACTACCG GTCCAACCAGAGGGCATGGCAAAACTCCATAcgacacaacctctctctcaacagcTGCTTTGTTAAG GTTCCCCGCACAGAGGGAAATGACAAGGGGAAAGGCAACTACTGGACCTTCGCCACCGGTTGTGAGTCCATGCTCGACCTCTTTGAGAATGGCAACTTTCGCCGTCGCCGGCGTCGACGCAACATGAAGATTGGTTTCAGAGAGCCTGGGGAGCCTTTCCTtccagtaaacaacaacaacaataacaacatcaACAACCAACAAAGTGGCTCCACCAGGCGGTCCGATCCTAACCCCAACCCGGACTCCTTCTGCTCCATCAGCCCTGCCCACAGACCAGGTCACCACAACCCCCTCAACCCAAACTGCCAGGGTAAACCAGAACCGGAAATTAAATTCAGTATTGACTACATCCTCTCCACCCCAGACCCCCCTCTGCCGGGCTTCAGACCCCCACATAGTGGTACAACAGATCCCCACATACACGTTCTGGAGCCCCAACACCTCAACCTGCACTTCTGGACCCTGTGA